One region of Deltaproteobacteria bacterium genomic DNA includes:
- a CDS encoding YceI family protein, with product MNRELMRRILDKGVSWQVFLAIVGLASVSFAETRTTYTVDPARSELVVQLFKAGVGSALAHDHIVRATAFVGQVQLDLTTPANGAIAVEVQTASLAVDEPEMRKKYSLASRLSDKDRQQIQETMQSSSQLAVVQYPTMTFTSTRIEARTPGTYAVTGNLVIRGIAQKVNFLVQLEPNGKALHAKGSFRFKQSLFGYQPYSALLGAVRNEDEVLLHFDVLATP from the coding sequence ATGAACAGAGAGCTTATGCGCCGTATTCTAGATAAGGGGGTGTCATGGCAAGTGTTCCTCGCCATCGTCGGTTTGGCGTCTGTGTCGTTTGCGGAGACCAGAACCACATACACTGTCGATCCAGCACGAAGTGAGCTGGTCGTGCAACTGTTCAAGGCTGGCGTCGGGTCAGCCTTAGCGCATGACCATATTGTCCGGGCCACTGCCTTTGTCGGCCAAGTGCAGCTTGATCTCACGACTCCTGCCAACGGCGCCATTGCAGTCGAAGTGCAAACCGCGTCCCTCGCAGTCGACGAACCTGAGATGCGCAAAAAGTATAGTCTGGCATCACGACTCAGCGACAAAGATCGCCAACAGATCCAGGAGACCATGCAGTCGTCATCGCAGCTCGCTGTGGTGCAATATCCGACGATGACATTCACCTCTACACGGATCGAGGCCCGAACGCCGGGTACGTACGCAGTGACTGGGAACCTCGTGATCCGCGGTATCGCACAAAAGGTGAATTTTCTTGTTCAGCTTGAACCAAACGGAAAGGCGCTTCATGCGAAAGGGTCCTTTCGTTTCAAACAAAGTCTCTTCGGTTATCAGCCATACAGCGCCCTTTTGGGAGCGGTACGGAATGAGGATGAGGTACTGCTTCACTTTGACGTTCTCGCTACACCGTAA
- a CDS encoding transporter gives MGFNGLKPEDLNQAPIFARPRLTIGLPWRTALTLAYLPPIRVFGVKPHLFAFALERPLYERGPWTLGLRLYGQVGQLKGAFTCPKDVAKFPPSTPQNPFGCNKKSHDSVTQQYGGVEFSGSYRFEHYVPGLTPYIAVAGNFLDNKMQVKARTFGNRDRNRLFAQTWTFSATAGVIYPLTDRIFLNMSLFYTPLWIRRPPATDSENGALFNIRAGISYRWG, from the coding sequence GTGGGGTTTAACGGTCTCAAACCTGAAGACCTCAACCAGGCGCCAATCTTCGCTCGTCCGCGCCTCACAATTGGTTTACCCTGGCGTACGGCGTTAACCCTAGCGTATCTTCCTCCGATACGTGTATTCGGGGTCAAACCGCATCTGTTCGCCTTTGCCTTGGAACGCCCCCTCTATGAACGAGGTCCCTGGACTCTTGGCCTGCGATTGTACGGACAGGTCGGACAGCTCAAAGGAGCCTTCACGTGCCCCAAAGATGTGGCAAAATTCCCACCCAGCACACCGCAAAATCCTTTTGGCTGCAATAAGAAATCTCACGATTCTGTCACTCAGCAGTATGGTGGTGTGGAGTTCAGTGGCTCATATCGATTCGAACACTATGTTCCTGGCCTCACTCCATATATCGCGGTCGCCGGTAATTTCCTCGACAACAAGATGCAGGTAAAAGCACGGACGTTTGGCAATCGCGACCGCAATCGTCTATTCGCCCAAACCTGGACGTTCTCAGCAACCGCGGGTGTCATCTATCCGCTCACGGACCGCATTTTCCTGAACATGAGCCTCTTTTACACGCCTCTCTGGATCCGACGTCCACCAGCAACAGATAGTGAGAATGGCGCGCTCTTCAATATCCGTGCTGGCATTAGCTATAGATGGGGGTAA
- a CDS encoding NUDIX domain-containing protein, whose product MLSRFAREEGEGRSMKSFTVLKTALERHAAHDGPLSHAPRHASVCVLVADADPLPHICFIRRAKWEADPWSEHIAFPGGSRSGDETPLQTLRREVQEEVGVDIGAEAELVQLPQLRIRLAGREKLLLLDAFVCHVPAPLPSLQCGPEVADAFWTPVSEIWSAQNLDHLVLGDQGDTLVYPAIRLPQGTVFGITLRVLTLLSDQLGIPLRYLEEIPMLRRK is encoded by the coding sequence ATGCTCTCGCGTTTTGCCAGGGAGGAAGGAGAAGGAAGATCGATGAAAAGTTTCACTGTCCTGAAAACAGCCTTAGAGAGGCATGCGGCACATGATGGTCCTCTCTCTCACGCTCCTCGCCATGCTTCGGTCTGTGTACTGGTTGCTGATGCCGATCCTCTTCCGCATATTTGTTTTATCCGTCGTGCGAAATGGGAGGCCGACCCGTGGTCTGAACATATCGCCTTTCCTGGAGGCTCACGCTCCGGTGATGAGACGCCACTGCAAACGCTACGGCGCGAAGTGCAAGAAGAAGTTGGGGTCGACATTGGCGCAGAGGCCGAGTTGGTGCAGTTGCCCCAACTCCGTATTCGCCTTGCCGGGCGCGAGAAATTGTTGTTGCTCGATGCCTTTGTCTGTCATGTCCCAGCGCCACTGCCATCGTTACAATGTGGACCAGAAGTCGCAGATGCGTTCTGGACGCCAGTTTCTGAGATCTGGAGTGCGCAGAATCTCGATCACCTGGTGTTAGGCGACCAGGGCGACACGCTTGTCTATCCAGCGATTCGATTGCCGCAGGGCACGGTGTTCGGCATCACGCTACGGGTGCTTACTCTGTTATCAGACCAACTCGGAATTCCTCTGCGCTATTTGGAGGAGATTCCAATGTTACGGCGCAAGTGA
- a CDS encoding VOC family protein, whose product MLAYVTIGTNDMERATKFYSAVLKELNPETKVLMDMGRLKMLGAPGGVNLAICTPFDGKAASAGNGVMVALAADSPAKVDAAYKKAMELGGKDEGAPGRRGGDKGPYIAYFRDPDGNKLNAICMK is encoded by the coding sequence ATGCTTGCGTATGTCACAATTGGTACGAACGACATGGAGCGGGCGACGAAGTTCTATAGCGCGGTGTTGAAGGAACTCAATCCAGAGACCAAAGTGTTGATGGATATGGGGCGACTGAAGATGCTGGGCGCACCTGGCGGTGTGAATCTAGCGATCTGCACCCCGTTTGATGGCAAGGCGGCCAGTGCTGGGAATGGTGTTATGGTTGCGCTTGCTGCTGACAGTCCGGCGAAAGTCGATGCTGCCTACAAAAAAGCGATGGAATTGGGTGGCAAAGATGAAGGTGCACCAGGTCGCCGTGGCGGCGATAAGGGGCCCTACATTGCCTATTTCCGTGATCCCGATGGCAATAAGCTGAACGCCATCTGCATGAAGTAA
- a CDS encoding response regulator transcription factor: MARIFLVEARAILQYGLKEIVQLAPDMTVVAEASRAAQARTLAHSCEWDAAILDIAFPDGVEFDLVQEWRREYPHRPILIFTLYPDEQLALRALKAGVAGYLTIDNTPEEVITALRNVMAGHKHIPSWLTERMISALTRSAVPHETLSNREYEIFCLLASGKTISEIGRQLRLSVKTISTHRARILEKVNLKNNAQLTQYAITHGLVRIQDAT, translated from the coding sequence ATGGCCAGGATCTTCCTCGTTGAAGCTCGTGCTATTCTCCAGTATGGACTCAAAGAAATAGTACAGCTCGCACCCGACATGACGGTTGTTGCCGAAGCCTCACGCGCGGCACAAGCACGTACACTCGCCCATTCGTGTGAATGGGATGCAGCAATCCTAGACATAGCATTTCCCGACGGGGTCGAGTTCGATCTCGTGCAAGAGTGGCGACGTGAATATCCGCATCGCCCCATTCTGATTTTCACCCTGTATCCTGATGAACAGCTTGCACTCCGTGCCCTGAAAGCCGGGGTAGCAGGATACCTTACTATTGACAACACTCCGGAAGAGGTCATTACGGCACTACGGAACGTCATGGCTGGGCACAAGCATATCCCGTCCTGGCTTACGGAACGGATGATTAGCGCTCTTACCCGCTCAGCAGTTCCGCATGAGACGTTATCTAATCGTGAGTATGAGATTTTCTGCTTGCTCGCATCGGGAAAAACAATTTCCGAGATTGGCAGACAACTAAGGCTCAGTGTGAAAACGATCAGCACGCATCGGGCACGGATTTTAGAGAAGGTCAACCTCAAGAACAATGCCCAGCTGACACAATATGCGATCACGCACGGATTGGTCAGGATACAGGATGCAACCTAA